The Coffea arabica cultivar ET-39 chromosome 4e, Coffea Arabica ET-39 HiFi, whole genome shotgun sequence genome includes a window with the following:
- the LOC113741788 gene encoding exocyst complex component EXO70E2-like produces MEYCESETAAAESEQHLIAAAYHIVKALGASKTLNNDMKRILTDLDVQLSKMTAVQENEADRTREMENKLKFAQRKIMSFQSRSLKIWDLGPGEDYGYLKAVDEVRRLAEILQNMPSNQTRKVKQLLDEAENILHKAMARLQEELVHILSKNMQPLEHEFVLLESCQVASLEEESTVPNEDESFEILSQRGRRGPDCEQYVVDLVHPRAIPLIKCIAELMFASNYDKEFCQSFISFWKQALDDYLINLHVKQLSIDDVLKMDWKRLTYRIRIWCRATRRIVGFYLASQKRLFDKILGEFGSTSSSCYIETSKASVSCLLNFGQAVLICPPRPERLFCLLDMYETLSKFLPDLGDLFAEEAGSLVEIEFHELLKRLGNSAKEIFLEFGNHVASNTSTIPFTSGSITHLTRYVMNYIMLLVEYGDTLNSLLEEQNLENTDQFSQAEVSQIINLNNTSPMAHSLKSVTSVLEANLDTKSDLYGDESLKHIFMMNNIHYMVQKIENSQLRWYFGDEWIRRHVWKFRQHETCYERITWSSILSQLKDDGSKGKAMLKDKCRKFNTAFEEVYKSQTAWKIPDAQLREELRISTSQKVIHAYRPFASRLAKCCISDKYIKYTEDDLGNYIWDLFEGSPKSLNHAKRR; encoded by the coding sequence ATGGAGTACTGTGAATCCGAAACAGCAGCCGCTGAAAGTGAACAGCATCTGATTGCTGCTGCCTATCATATTGTGAAGGCACTTGGGGCTAGTAAGACCTTGAACAATGACATGAAAAGAATTCTAACCGATCTTGATGTTCAATTGTCCAAGATGACTGCAGTTCAGGAGAATGAGGCTGACAGGACCAGGGAGATGGAAAATAAGCTCAAGTTTGCCCAGAGAAAGATCATGAGTTTCCAGTCAAGAAGCTTGAAGATTTGGGATTTAGGTCCTGGCGAGGATTATGGATATTTAAAAGCAGTTGACGAAGTTCGAAGGTTGGCAGAAATTTTGCAGAACATGCCCTCAAACCAAACTAGGAAAGTAAAGCAGCTACTGGATGAAGCTGAGAATATTCTGCACAAGGCAATGGCAAGGCTCCAGGAAGAACTGGTTCACATCCTTTCCAAGAATATGCAACCCCTTGAGCATGAATTTGTTTTACTCGAGTCTTGCCAGGTGGCTTCTTTGGAGGAAGAATCGACAGTACCAAACGAGGATGAATCGTTTGAGATCCTATCTCAGAGGGGGAGAAGAGGCCCTGATTGTGAGCAGTATGTAGTGGATTTGGTCCATCCACGTGCAATTCCTCTGATCAAATGTATTGCAGAATTGATGTTTGCTTCTAATTATGATAAGGAATTTTGCCAATCTTTCATTAGCTTTTGGAAGCAGGCATTGGATGATTACTTGATCAATCTCCATGTAAAACAACTCAGCATCGATGATGTTCTTAAGATGGACTGGAAGCGCTTGACCTACAGAATCAGAATTTGGTGCCGTGCAACCAGAAGAATTGTTGGCTTCTATCTTGCAAGTCAGAAACGGCTCTTTGACAAAATCCTGGGGGAATTTGGAAGCACTAGTTCGTCTTGCTATATTGAAACTTCAAAGGCTTCTGTATCGTGCCTTTTGAACTTTGGACAGGCTGTCCTAATTTGCCCCCCTCGTCCAGAAAGACTTTTTTGTTTGCTAGATATGTatgaaactctgtcaaaatttctCCCAGATTTAGGTGATTTGTTTGCAGAAGAGGCTGGTTCTTTAGTTGAGATTGAGTTTCATGAGCTTCTGAAGAGATTAGGCAATTCTGCAAAGGAAATCTTCCTTGAATTTGGAAACCATGTTGCCTCAAACACTTCAACAATACCGTTTACTAGTGGAAGTATTACCCATCTGACGAGGTATGTGATGAACTATATCATGTTACTGGTAGAATATGGCGATACCCTCAATTCACTCCTAGAAGAACAAAATCTGGAGAATACAGATCAATTTTCTCAAGCAGAGGTCTCCCAGATAATCAATTTGAATAATACAAGTCCCATGGCACATAGCCTAAAGTCTGTTACTTCAGTTTTGGAAGCCAATCTGGACACCAAATCTGATCTTTATGGAGATGAATCTTTGAAGCACATCTTTATGATGAATAACATTCATTACATGGTCCAAAAGATTGAGAATTCACAATTAAGGTGGTACTTTGGTGATGAATGGATCAGAAGACATGTTTGGAAATTCAGGCAGCACGAGACTTGCTATGAAAGAATCACATGGAGTTCTATACTTTCTCAGCTAAAAGATGATGGCAGCAAAGGGAAGGCGATGCTCAAAGACAAATGCAGGAAATTTAATACAGCTTTTGAGGAAGTATACAAAAGCCAGACAGCATGGAAGATCCCAGATGCTCAACTACGAGAAGAGTTGAGAATCTCAACTTCACAGAAAGTTATCCATGCATACAGGCCATTTGCTTCTAGGTTAGCAAAGTGTTGTATTAGTGACAAATACATCAAGTATACTGAAGATGACTTGGGGAATTATATTTGGGATCTTTTCGAGGGATCTCCCAAGTCTCTGAACCATGCAAAGAGGAGGTGA
- the LOC113741411 gene encoding presenilin-like protein At2g29900 isoform X1, whose translation MDQNQKPTSLLDTLGEEIIRILTPVSICMFLVVILVSILNNSSDSSGPSITTIASIAYSEDSSDSIWDKLKGALLNSLVFVAVVTVVTFLLVLLFYLRCTKFLKYYMGFSAFLVLGFIGGEIAVFVIKDLSFPIDAVTFMVVLFNFTVVGVLATFMENFAIFIKQGYLVVVGMLVAYWFTPTWVLLVAMALYDLAAVLLPGGPLRLLVELAISRDEDIPALVYEARPVTDHDSVPSNGEVQRRVWRERRHIESDFIDNVEASSESNPVGSNTSNASRVSGMSLSLETNERERNLVAAEEGRVATLDSELSAPLIQHRIDVQLNLQEGPSDSSALEGIGLGSSGAIKLGLGDFIFYSVLVGRAAMYDFMTVYACYLAIIAGLGITLMLLAFYQKALPALPVSVLLGVLFYLLTRLLLENFVVQCSINLLMF comes from the coding sequence ATGGACCAAAATCAGAAACCCACGAGCCTTCTCGACACACTTGGGGAAGAAATCATCAGAATACTAACACCAGTCTCAATCTGCATGTTTTTGGTGGTCATTTTGGTCTCAATATTGAATAATAGCTCAGATTCCTCGGGCCCCTCAATCACAACCATAGCCTCCATAGCCTACAGTGAGGACAGCTCAGATTCCATTTGGGACAAATTGAAAGGTGCCCTTTTGAACTCACTGGTGTTTGTTGCAGTTGTCACGGTGGTTACCTTTTTATTGGTGCTGCTATTCTATCTTAGATGCACTAAATTCCTGAAATACTATATGGGTTTCTCTGCTTTCCTTGTTTTGGGGTTCATTGGTGGTGAAATTGCTGTTTTTGTTATTAAAGACTTGAGCTTTCCTATTGATGCTGTGACATTTATGGTGGTTCTGTTCAATTTTACCGTGGTTGGTGTATTGGCTACTTTTATGGAGAATTTTGCTATCTTTATAAAACAAGGGTACTTGGTTGTTGTTGGGATGTTGGTTGCTTATTGGTTTACTCCTACTTGGGTACTTTTGGTTGCCATGGCATTGTATGACCTTGCTGCTGTACTCTTGCCTGGTGGTCCTTTGAGGCTTTTGGTGGAGCTTGCCATATCAAGGGATGAGGATATCCCTGCTTTGGTCTATGAGGCACGGCCAGTTACTGATCATGATTCAGTTCCATCCAATGGAGAGGTGCAGAGAAGGGTATGGAGGGAAAGAAGGCATATTGAATCTGATTTCATTGATAACGTAGAGGCAAGTTCTGAGTCAAATCCAGTTGGGAGTAATACTTCCAATGCAAGTCGTGTTAGTGGGATGTCATTGTCCTTGGAAACAAATGAGAGGGAGAGAAACTTGGTTGCTGCTGAAGAGGGTAGAGTTGCAACACTGGATTCAGAGCTCTCTGCTCCACTTATCCAACATAGGATTGATGTCCAGTTGAATTTGCAGGAAGGGCCAAGTGACAGTTCTGCACTCGAGGGGATCGGCCTGGGCTCCTCAGGGGCAATCAAGCTTGGGCTTGGGGATTTTATATTCTACAGTGTATTAGTTGGTAGGGCTGCAATGTATGATTTCATGACAGTTTATGCGTGCTACCTGGCTATTATAGCTGGTCTAGGTATTACTCTGATGCTTCTTGCATTTTATCAGAAAGCTCTGCCAGCGCTTCCAGTATCTGTATTGCTGGGTGTGTTATTTTATCTATTGACCAGGcttttacttgaaaattttgttgtaCAATGTTCTATAAACCTTCTGATGTTTTAG
- the LOC113741411 gene encoding presenilin-like protein At2g29900 isoform X3, producing the protein MDQNQKPTSLLDTLGEEIIRILTPVSICMFLVVILVSILNNSSDSSGPSITTIASIAYSEDSSDSIWDKLKGALLNSLVFVAVVTVVTFLLVLLFYLRCTKFLKYYMGFSAFLVLGFIGGEIAVFVIKDLSFPIDAVTFMVVLFNFTVVGVLATFMENFAIFIKQGYLVVVGMLVAYWFTPTWVLLVAMALYDLAAVLLPGGPLRLLVELAISRDEDIPALVYEARPVTDHDSVPSNGEVQRRVWRERRHIESDFIDNVEASSESNPVGSNTSNASRVSGMSLSLETNERERNLVAAEEGRVATLDSELSAPLIQHRIDVQLNLQEGPSDSSALEGIGLGSSGAIKLGLGDFIFYSVLVGRAAMYDFMTVYACYLAIIAGLVIECSSHQKISTFRSRHESTSS; encoded by the exons ATGGACCAAAATCAGAAACCCACGAGCCTTCTCGACACACTTGGGGAAGAAATCATCAGAATACTAACACCAGTCTCAATCTGCATGTTTTTGGTGGTCATTTTGGTCTCAATATTGAATAATAGCTCAGATTCCTCGGGCCCCTCAATCACAACCATAGCCTCCATAGCCTACAGTGAGGACAGCTCAGATTCCATTTGGGACAAATTGAAAGGTGCCCTTTTGAACTCACTGGTGTTTGTTGCAGTTGTCACGGTGGTTACCTTTTTATTGGTGCTGCTATTCTATCTTAGATGCACTAAATTCCTGAAATACTATATGGGTTTCTCTGCTTTCCTTGTTTTGGGGTTCATTGGTGGTGAAATTGCTGTTTTTGTTATTAAAGACTTGAGCTTTCCTATTGATGCTGTGACATTTATGGTGGTTCTGTTCAATTTTACCGTGGTTGGTGTATTGGCTACTTTTATGGAGAATTTTGCTATCTTTATAAAACAAGGGTACTTGGTTGTTGTTGGGATGTTGGTTGCTTATTGGTTTACTCCTACTTGGGTACTTTTGGTTGCCATGGCATTGTATGACCTTGCTGCTGTACTCTTGCCTGGTGGTCCTTTGAGGCTTTTGGTGGAGCTTGCCATATCAAGGGATGAGGATATCCCTGCTTTGGTCTATGAGGCACGGCCAGTTACTGATCATGATTCAGTTCCATCCAATGGAGAGGTGCAGAGAAGGGTATGGAGGGAAAGAAGGCATATTGAATCTGATTTCATTGATAACGTAGAGGCAAGTTCTGAGTCAAATCCAGTTGGGAGTAATACTTCCAATGCAAGTCGTGTTAGTGGGATGTCATTGTCCTTGGAAACAAATGAGAGGGAGAGAAACTTGGTTGCTGCTGAAGAGGGTAGAGTTGCAACACTGGATTCAGAGCTCTCTGCTCCACTTATCCAACATAGGATTGATGTCCAGTTGAATTTGCAGGAAGGGCCAAGTGACAGTTCTGCACTCGAGGGGATCGGCCTGGGCTCCTCAGGGGCAATCAAGCTTGGGCTTGGGGATTTTATATTCTACAGTGTATTAGTTGGTAGGGCTGCAATGTATGATTTCATGACAGTTTATGCGTGCTACCTGGCTATTATAGCTGGTCTAG TCATTGAATGCTCTAGTCATCAGAAGATCTCTACCTTTCGTTCAAGGCATGAATCAACGTCTTCGTAG
- the LOC113741411 gene encoding presenilin-like protein At2g29900 isoform X2 — protein sequence MDQNQKPTSLLDTLGEEIIRILTPVSICMFLVVILVSILNNSSDSSGPSITTIASIAYSEDSSDSIWDKLKGALLNSLVFVAVVTVVTFLLVLLFYLRCTKFLKYYMGFSAFLVLGFIGGEIAVFVIKDLSFPIDAVTFMVVLFNFTVVGVLATFMENFAIFIKQGYLVVVGMLVAYWFTPTWVLLVAMALYDLAAVLLPGGPLRLLVELAISRDEDIPALVYEARPVTDHDSVPSNGEVQRRVWRERRHIESDFIDNVEASSESNPVGSNTSNASRVSGMSLSLETNERERNLVAAEEGRVATLDSELSAPLIQHRIDVQLNLQEGPSDSSALEGIGLGSSGAIKLGLGDFIFYSVLVGRAAMYDFMTVYACYLAIIAGLGLNLLPVIQSPLKPSASMSYLSEYSVTKKGR from the exons ATGGACCAAAATCAGAAACCCACGAGCCTTCTCGACACACTTGGGGAAGAAATCATCAGAATACTAACACCAGTCTCAATCTGCATGTTTTTGGTGGTCATTTTGGTCTCAATATTGAATAATAGCTCAGATTCCTCGGGCCCCTCAATCACAACCATAGCCTCCATAGCCTACAGTGAGGACAGCTCAGATTCCATTTGGGACAAATTGAAAGGTGCCCTTTTGAACTCACTGGTGTTTGTTGCAGTTGTCACGGTGGTTACCTTTTTATTGGTGCTGCTATTCTATCTTAGATGCACTAAATTCCTGAAATACTATATGGGTTTCTCTGCTTTCCTTGTTTTGGGGTTCATTGGTGGTGAAATTGCTGTTTTTGTTATTAAAGACTTGAGCTTTCCTATTGATGCTGTGACATTTATGGTGGTTCTGTTCAATTTTACCGTGGTTGGTGTATTGGCTACTTTTATGGAGAATTTTGCTATCTTTATAAAACAAGGGTACTTGGTTGTTGTTGGGATGTTGGTTGCTTATTGGTTTACTCCTACTTGGGTACTTTTGGTTGCCATGGCATTGTATGACCTTGCTGCTGTACTCTTGCCTGGTGGTCCTTTGAGGCTTTTGGTGGAGCTTGCCATATCAAGGGATGAGGATATCCCTGCTTTGGTCTATGAGGCACGGCCAGTTACTGATCATGATTCAGTTCCATCCAATGGAGAGGTGCAGAGAAGGGTATGGAGGGAAAGAAGGCATATTGAATCTGATTTCATTGATAACGTAGAGGCAAGTTCTGAGTCAAATCCAGTTGGGAGTAATACTTCCAATGCAAGTCGTGTTAGTGGGATGTCATTGTCCTTGGAAACAAATGAGAGGGAGAGAAACTTGGTTGCTGCTGAAGAGGGTAGAGTTGCAACACTGGATTCAGAGCTCTCTGCTCCACTTATCCAACATAGGATTGATGTCCAGTTGAATTTGCAGGAAGGGCCAAGTGACAGTTCTGCACTCGAGGGGATCGGCCTGGGCTCCTCAGGGGCAATCAAGCTTGGGCTTGGGGATTTTATATTCTACAGTGTATTAGTTGGTAGGGCTGCAATGTATGATTTCATGACAGTTTATGCGTGCTACCTGGCTATTATAGCTGGTCTAG GTTTGAATCTGCTTCCTGTTATCCAGTCACCTTTGAAGCCAAGCGCTTCCATGAGCTATTTATCAGAGTATAGCGTAACCAAAAAGGGTAGATAA